Proteins from a genomic interval of Luteibacter pinisoli:
- a CDS encoding SPOR domain-containing protein, with protein MATRKKPKGRQAVRNSSGGMPGWGWALIGIMAGALLMAFAMRGSFMPMKKDGPEPNPQATAQKASEPGVADTAEPEKPRKPSYDFYSVLSEKEVRIPDAEIHAQAKAEAQQTQQQTAAQQQQAQAAQAAQQAAAAAAATQQQKEQVSAATANLPKATTQTVTATPAQAAPAAPSGTPGYLLQVGAFPSAADAESLKAKLALQGFIANVQPVKVGAQTYNRVRLGPFKSATELESTQQRLQSAGIKAIALKEGG; from the coding sequence ATGGCAACACGCAAGAAGCCCAAGGGCCGCCAGGCCGTACGCAACAGCTCCGGCGGCATGCCGGGCTGGGGCTGGGCCCTGATCGGCATCATGGCCGGTGCGCTGCTGATGGCCTTCGCCATGCGCGGCAGCTTCATGCCGATGAAGAAGGACGGCCCCGAGCCGAACCCGCAGGCCACCGCGCAGAAGGCCAGCGAGCCGGGCGTGGCTGACACGGCCGAGCCGGAGAAGCCGCGCAAGCCGTCGTACGACTTCTATTCGGTGCTTTCCGAGAAGGAAGTGCGCATTCCGGATGCGGAGATCCACGCCCAGGCCAAGGCCGAGGCGCAGCAGACCCAGCAGCAGACCGCCGCGCAGCAACAGCAGGCCCAGGCCGCGCAGGCTGCCCAGCAGGCTGCCGCGGCCGCCGCCGCGACCCAGCAGCAGAAGGAACAGGTCAGCGCCGCCACGGCGAACCTGCCGAAGGCCACGACGCAGACGGTCACCGCCACGCCCGCGCAGGCCGCACCGGCCGCGCCTTCGGGCACGCCGGGTTACCTCTTGCAGGTCGGTGCGTTCCCCAGCGCGGCGGATGCCGAATCGCTGAAGGCGAAGCTCGCGCTGCAGGGTTTCATCGCCAACGTGCAGCCGGTGAAGGTCGGCGCGCAGACGTATAACCGCGTCCGCCTCGGGCCGTTCAAGTCGGCCACCGAGCTGGAAAGCACCCAGCAGCGGCTGCAGTCGGCCGGCATCAAGGCCATCGCGCTGAAAGAAGGCGGTTAA
- a CDS encoding NAD(P)-dependent oxidoreductase: MTLKAAFIGLGAMGAPMAGHLHAKGLLAAVGNRTQSRADALAQELGVQAPDLATIASTCDVIALCVSADADVIGVVEALAPSLKKGAVVVDHSTVSPDTAKKAARIIGDAGGLFLDAPVSGGVEGAKNGKLSVMVGGDEATLEKARPVLDAYGVRITHMGPVGSGQATKAVNQVLVAGIAHAVTEGLALGEALGLEADRLIPTLGAGAAGNWFLEKRGATMLRNEFSVGFKLALLHKDLGIVRGIATDAGTDRTIIEQSLADFAQLMSEGYGDDDISALIRLKRKS; this comes from the coding sequence ATGACTCTGAAAGCGGCGTTTATCGGACTGGGCGCGATGGGTGCGCCCATGGCCGGGCACCTCCATGCCAAGGGCCTGCTGGCTGCCGTGGGCAACCGCACGCAGTCGCGCGCCGATGCGTTGGCGCAGGAACTGGGCGTGCAGGCGCCGGACCTCGCCACCATCGCCTCGACCTGCGATGTCATCGCCCTGTGCGTGAGCGCGGATGCCGACGTCATCGGCGTGGTCGAGGCGCTGGCGCCTTCGCTGAAGAAGGGCGCCGTGGTGGTCGATCACTCCACCGTCTCGCCGGACACGGCGAAGAAGGCGGCACGCATCATCGGCGACGCCGGCGGCCTGTTCCTCGACGCGCCGGTGTCCGGTGGTGTCGAAGGCGCGAAGAACGGCAAGCTCTCGGTGATGGTCGGCGGTGACGAGGCCACGCTGGAGAAGGCCCGTCCGGTGCTCGACGCCTATGGCGTGCGCATCACCCACATGGGCCCGGTCGGCAGCGGCCAGGCGACGAAGGCGGTGAACCAGGTGCTGGTCGCCGGCATCGCCCATGCGGTGACCGAAGGGCTGGCGCTGGGTGAAGCGCTGGGCCTGGAAGCGGATCGCCTGATTCCCACGCTGGGCGCGGGCGCGGCCGGCAACTGGTTCCTCGAGAAGCGCGGCGCCACCATGCTGCGCAACGAGTTCTCGGTGGGCTTCAAGCTGGCGCTGCTGCATAAGGACCTGGGCATCGTCCGCGGCATCGCCACGGACGCCGGCACGGACCGGACGATCATCGAACAGTCGCTGGCGGATTTCGCCCAGCTGATGTCCGAAGGCTACGGCGACGACGACATCTCCGCGCTGATCCGCCTGAAGCGGAAGAGCTGA
- the speA gene encoding arginine decarboxylase has translation MANWTIDRAKLTYAIPHWSNGYVDVAADGHLQMRPRGDEGPALDLPAIVDQAKAEGLRLPLLIRFPDILADRLRRLREAFAKAIDDADYAGSYTAIYPIKVNQQRGVVSELVAAGEEGFGLEAGSKPELMAVLAYARPGSMVVCNGYKDREYVRLALIGRKLGLRVHIVVEKLSELDHVLAEAKALDVEPLLGVRVRLASIGAGKWQNTGGDKGKFGLSPGQVLELIDRLDAAGLKHTLRLQHFHMGSQISNVRDIAAGMREAVRYFIELHRLGVPIDVVDVGGGLGVDYEGTRSRSFNSINYSLGQYAASIVQPLAEAVAEHGMPAPIIFTESGRAMTAHHAVMVVNVSEVEEVPTGAIVPPRAEEPSVLRHLRETHAELDDRPPLELFHEAQHHFAEGQALYALGQLDLRDRATLDDLFYAIANAVRPRLLPAERAHRQALDDLDEKLVDKYFVNFSVFESVPDIWAIDQIFPIVPINRLDEEPTRRGVIADLTCDSDGRIDHYVDAEGVDVSLPLHSLNEGESYRLGIFMVGAYQETLGDIHNLFGDTDAVNVRATASGYEFAHIRRGDTTDLMLDYVGYDVKALRQTYAERIQAAGIGGALADELAASLDKGLTGYTYLAETTR, from the coding sequence ATGGCGAACTGGACCATCGATCGCGCCAAGCTGACCTACGCGATCCCCCACTGGAGCAACGGCTACGTCGACGTGGCCGCCGACGGCCACCTGCAGATGCGCCCGCGCGGCGACGAGGGCCCGGCCCTCGACCTGCCGGCCATCGTCGACCAGGCCAAGGCCGAAGGCCTGCGCCTGCCGTTGCTCATCCGCTTCCCCGATATCCTGGCCGACCGCCTGCGCCGCCTGCGCGAAGCGTTCGCCAAGGCCATCGACGATGCCGACTACGCCGGCTCGTACACGGCCATCTATCCGATCAAGGTGAACCAGCAGCGCGGCGTGGTCAGCGAGCTGGTCGCCGCCGGCGAGGAAGGCTTCGGCCTGGAAGCCGGCTCGAAGCCCGAGCTCATGGCCGTGCTGGCCTATGCCCGCCCAGGCAGCATGGTGGTCTGCAACGGTTACAAGGACCGCGAATACGTGCGCCTGGCGCTGATCGGCCGCAAGCTCGGCCTGCGCGTGCACATCGTGGTGGAGAAGCTTTCCGAGCTGGACCACGTGCTGGCCGAGGCGAAGGCGCTGGACGTGGAGCCGCTGCTCGGCGTGCGCGTGCGCCTGGCCTCCATCGGCGCCGGCAAGTGGCAGAACACCGGTGGCGACAAGGGCAAGTTCGGCCTCAGCCCCGGCCAGGTGCTGGAGCTGATTGACCGCCTGGACGCCGCGGGCCTGAAGCACACCCTGCGCCTGCAGCACTTCCACATGGGCTCGCAGATCTCCAACGTGCGCGACATCGCCGCGGGCATGCGCGAAGCCGTGCGTTACTTCATCGAGCTGCACCGCCTGGGCGTGCCCATCGATGTGGTGGACGTCGGTGGCGGCCTGGGCGTGGATTACGAAGGCACCCGTTCGCGCAGCTTCAACTCGATCAACTACAGCCTGGGCCAGTACGCCGCCAGCATCGTCCAGCCGCTGGCCGAGGCCGTGGCCGAGCACGGCATGCCGGCGCCGATCATCTTCACCGAGTCGGGCCGCGCCATGACGGCGCACCACGCGGTGATGGTGGTGAACGTGAGCGAAGTGGAAGAGGTGCCGACCGGCGCCATCGTCCCGCCGCGCGCGGAGGAGCCGTCGGTGCTGCGCCACCTGCGTGAAACCCACGCCGAGCTGGACGATCGCCCGCCGCTGGAACTGTTCCACGAGGCGCAGCATCACTTCGCCGAAGGCCAGGCGCTGTACGCGCTGGGCCAGCTGGACCTGCGCGACCGCGCCACGCTGGACGACCTGTTCTACGCCATCGCCAACGCCGTGCGCCCGCGCCTGCTGCCCGCCGAGCGCGCGCATCGCCAGGCGCTGGACGACCTGGACGAGAAGCTGGTCGACAAGTACTTCGTGAATTTCTCGGTCTTTGAATCGGTGCCGGACATCTGGGCGATCGACCAGATCTTCCCGATCGTGCCGATCAATCGCCTCGACGAAGAACCCACCCGTCGCGGCGTCATCGCGGACCTCACCTGCGATTCGGATGGGCGCATCGACCATTACGTGGATGCGGAGGGCGTGGACGTGAGCCTGCCGCTGCATTCGCTGAACGAGGGTGAGTCGTACCGCCTGGGCATCTTCATGGTCGGCGCGTACCAGGAGACCCTGGGCGACATTCACAACCTGTTCGGTGACACGGATGCCGTGAACGTGCGCGCCACCGCGTCCGGCTACGAGTTCGCGCACATCCGCCGTGGTGACACGACGGACCTGATGCTCGACTACGTGGGCTACGACGTGAAGGCGCTGCGCCAGACCTACGCCGAGCGCATCCAGGCCGCGGGCATCGGCGGCGCGCTGGCGGATGAACTTGCCGCGTCGCTCGACAAGGGCCTCACCGGCTACACCTATCTCGCGGAGACCACGCGATGA
- the speE gene encoding polyamine aminopropyltransferase: protein MSQQQLSWFTEAHQASGSSIGFRVERLLHAEKTEFQTIEIYQTTDWGNLMVIDGCVMLTGRDNFLYHEMMTHPALFTHARAKRVVVIGGGDCGTLREVLKHEEVEKATQVEIDERVTRLAEEYFPELCDSNNDPRAELLFIDGIKYMAEAEPESIDLVIVDSTDPVGPAEGLFNAAFYASCFKALRHGGILVQQSESPIAHIELIKSMRSAMRTAGFKAVRTLPFPQPCYPTGWWSCTMARKDGDLSGFRERGAISKGFPTKYYNADIHKGALAQPEFMREALGE from the coding sequence ATGTCGCAGCAGCAACTCAGCTGGTTTACCGAAGCCCACCAGGCTTCGGGCTCTTCCATCGGTTTCCGCGTCGAGCGCCTGCTGCACGCCGAGAAGACCGAGTTCCAGACGATCGAGATCTACCAGACCACCGATTGGGGCAACCTGATGGTGATCGACGGCTGCGTCATGCTCACCGGCCGTGACAACTTCCTGTACCACGAAATGATGACCCACCCGGCGCTGTTCACCCACGCCCGCGCCAAGCGCGTCGTGGTCATCGGCGGCGGCGATTGCGGCACGCTGCGCGAGGTGCTCAAGCACGAGGAAGTCGAGAAGGCCACCCAGGTGGAAATCGACGAGCGCGTCACCCGCCTGGCCGAGGAGTACTTCCCGGAGCTGTGCGATTCGAACAACGACCCGCGCGCCGAGCTGCTCTTCATCGACGGCATCAAGTACATGGCCGAAGCCGAGCCGGAATCGATCGACCTGGTCATCGTCGACTCGACCGACCCGGTGGGCCCGGCCGAAGGCCTGTTCAACGCCGCCTTCTACGCCAGCTGCTTCAAGGCCCTGCGCCACGGCGGCATCCTGGTCCAGCAGTCGGAATCGCCGATCGCCCACATCGAGCTGATCAAGTCGATGCGCTCGGCCATGCGTACCGCCGGCTTCAAGGCCGTGCGCACGCTGCCCTTCCCGCAGCCGTGCTACCCCACCGGCTGGTGGAGCTGCACCATGGCCCGCAAGGATGGCGACCTGTCCGGCTTCCGCGAGCGCGGCGCCATCAGCAAGGGCTTCCCGACCAAGTACTATAACGCTGACATCCACAAGGGCGCCCTCGCCCAGCCGGAATTCATGCGCGAGGCGTTGGGCGAATAA